From the Corallococcus silvisoli genome, one window contains:
- a CDS encoding response regulator, which translates to MVAYLHAAPPPESATPPGGRPALDPSGGVGSSVLLVGAEARPAVTEALVAEGFEPVRVEGMGDALAWLGSRAELPRLVIIDADLPDGDGFSLCGALRADAKVAHLPVLLVARHQEEFHRDLAAGVGADEYLVEPVDARDVAVLARLKVGRRAEEDVYDAHSGTLPWVDLVRALLSGVRSGRVTLTEDTGAFTFRHGLVVDATFHGERGSLAFRRLLFFGAGAYTVTFGPELQRGTFTMDRSFLCEQVVPGLERFEALRIRGLPLAARLTVDFNRLARELPSLPEDVEQVVRLFDGRRTVRAMLLECRFPEALAYEAATRLFMLGVLVPAILVEERERARESAGPPRLFEPAAAPDTAPDPEQQPEPAGRPATEPGPDAS; encoded by the coding sequence ATGGTTGCCTACCTGCACGCAGCACCGCCGCCTGAATCCGCCACGCCCCCAGGAGGTCGCCCGGCACTCGACCCGTCGGGTGGGGTCGGGAGTTCGGTGTTGTTGGTGGGCGCGGAGGCGCGTCCGGCGGTGACGGAGGCGCTCGTCGCGGAAGGCTTCGAGCCCGTGCGCGTGGAGGGCATGGGTGACGCGCTGGCGTGGCTGGGCTCGCGGGCGGAGCTGCCCCGGCTGGTCATCATCGACGCGGACCTTCCGGACGGAGACGGCTTCAGCCTCTGCGGCGCGCTCCGGGCGGACGCGAAGGTGGCGCACCTGCCGGTGCTGCTGGTGGCCCGCCATCAGGAGGAGTTCCACCGCGACCTCGCGGCGGGCGTGGGCGCGGACGAATACCTGGTGGAGCCGGTGGACGCGCGCGACGTGGCGGTGCTCGCGCGGCTGAAGGTCGGCCGGCGCGCCGAGGAGGACGTCTACGACGCGCACAGCGGGACGCTGCCCTGGGTGGACCTGGTGCGCGCGCTCCTGTCGGGGGTGCGCTCGGGCCGGGTGACGCTGACGGAGGACACGGGGGCCTTCACCTTCCGCCATGGCCTGGTGGTGGACGCGACCTTCCACGGTGAGCGCGGCAGCCTCGCGTTCCGGCGCCTGCTCTTCTTCGGCGCGGGCGCGTACACGGTGACGTTCGGCCCGGAGCTCCAGCGGGGCACCTTCACCATGGACCGCTCCTTCCTGTGTGAACAGGTGGTGCCGGGCCTGGAGCGCTTCGAGGCGCTGCGCATCCGGGGCCTGCCCCTGGCGGCGCGGCTCACGGTGGACTTCAACCGGTTGGCGCGCGAGCTGCCCTCGCTGCCCGAGGACGTCGAACAGGTGGTGCGCCTCTTCGACGGACGGCGCACGGTGCGCGCGATGCTGCTGGAGTGCCGCTTCCCGGAGGCCCTGGCCTACGAGGCGGCGACCCGGCTGTTCATGCTGGGCGTGCTGGTGCCCGCCATCCTGGTGGAGGAGCGCGAGCGCGCCCGGGAGTCCGCGGGGCCGCCGCGCCTGTTCGAGCCCGCCGCCGCGCCGGACACGGCTCCCGACCCCGAGCAGCAGCCGGAGCCGGCCGGGAGGCCCGCCACCGAGCCCGGCCCGGACGCGTCGTGA
- a CDS encoding MBL fold metallo-hydrolase yields MISSSSPFRPLPLLTEARAERSPGARLQKLRRAALEAREAFVRDGPVAAVATCDLITFPYPTLFAFSGAALSPAPYVMMTNRMQVVQFAEAGTGLRRTLLFNPTDYERGYAAPFYRALRERYGAFLSDKVMSTRHGTVQGHLEQLGLTTSDVDYLAFDHLHIQDLRGWLGGAGAPPVFPRAKLLVQRAEWTLVKHLHPMQQVWFVPGGTEIPEDRVVLLDGDAWLGQGAALLSTPGHTQGNMSLAVATANEVFVVSENGVSTESYTPLLSRIPGVRRFAEQMGWEVVLNGNTREDSLEQYASMVVEKLFAGPSARDASFVNFHPSSLLTAHLLAPGLGPTVVLPAPNTGGLHPTPALRRAA; encoded by the coding sequence ATGATTTCCTCTTCCTCCCCGTTCCGTCCCCTGCCCCTCTTGACGGAGGCCCGCGCCGAGCGCTCACCCGGGGCCCGCCTGCAGAAGCTTCGCCGCGCCGCGCTGGAGGCCCGCGAGGCCTTCGTGCGCGACGGGCCGGTGGCGGCGGTGGCCACGTGCGACCTCATCACGTTCCCCTACCCCACGCTGTTCGCCTTCAGCGGGGCGGCGCTGTCCCCGGCGCCGTACGTGATGATGACGAACCGCATGCAGGTGGTGCAGTTCGCGGAGGCCGGCACGGGCCTGCGGCGCACGCTGCTCTTCAACCCCACCGACTACGAGCGGGGCTACGCGGCCCCCTTCTACCGCGCGCTGCGCGAGCGCTACGGCGCGTTCCTCTCCGACAAGGTGATGTCCACCCGCCACGGCACGGTGCAGGGACACCTGGAGCAGTTGGGGCTGACCACGTCGGACGTGGACTACCTGGCCTTCGACCACCTGCACATCCAGGACCTGCGAGGCTGGCTGGGCGGCGCGGGCGCCCCGCCCGTCTTCCCGCGCGCGAAGCTCCTGGTGCAGCGCGCCGAGTGGACCCTGGTGAAGCACCTGCACCCCATGCAGCAGGTGTGGTTCGTGCCCGGGGGCACGGAGATTCCCGAGGACCGCGTGGTGCTGCTGGACGGGGACGCGTGGCTGGGCCAGGGCGCGGCGCTGCTCAGCACGCCCGGGCACACCCAGGGCAACATGTCCCTGGCGGTGGCCACCGCCAACGAGGTCTTCGTGGTGAGCGAGAACGGCGTGAGCACGGAGAGCTACACGCCGCTGCTGTCGCGCATCCCCGGCGTGCGCCGCTTCGCGGAGCAGATGGGCTGGGAGGTGGTGCTCAACGGCAACACGCGCGAGGACTCGCTGGAGCAGTACGCGTCCATGGTGGTGGAGAAGCTCTTCGCCGGCCCCTCCGCGCGCGACGCGTCGTTCGTGAACTTCCACCCGTCCTCGCTGCTCACCGCGCACCTGCTGGCCCCCGGCCTGGGCCCCACCGTGGTGCTGCCCGCGCCGAACACGGGCGGACTGCACCCCACGCCCGCGCTGCGGCGCGCGGCCTGA
- the ruvA gene encoding Holliday junction branch migration protein RuvA, which translates to MIARLRGNVLEKGAEDAVIDVHGVGYRVNLSTIALGKLPADGQPVDIRIRTVVREDAFELFGFLSPQEEDLFQLLNSVSRIGPRMALGVLSGMEVGELIAALSRGEVARLAKIHGVGKKTAERLVLELKDKVKNLHAEAVARGTAAPAPASSGTKSDLVSALLNLGYKPPQAEKAADVASERLGPDASFQVLFREALKVLRSGS; encoded by the coding sequence ATGATCGCCCGGTTGCGTGGAAACGTGTTGGAGAAGGGCGCGGAGGACGCCGTCATCGACGTGCACGGCGTGGGCTACCGCGTGAACCTCTCCACGATTGCTCTGGGCAAGCTGCCCGCGGATGGCCAGCCCGTGGACATCCGCATCCGCACCGTGGTGCGCGAGGACGCCTTCGAGCTGTTCGGCTTCCTCAGCCCGCAGGAGGAGGACCTCTTCCAGTTGCTCAACAGCGTGTCTCGCATTGGCCCGCGCATGGCCCTGGGCGTGCTGTCTGGCATGGAGGTGGGGGAGCTCATCGCGGCGCTGTCACGCGGTGAGGTGGCCCGGCTCGCCAAGATTCACGGCGTGGGCAAGAAGACCGCTGAACGGCTCGTCCTGGAGCTCAAGGACAAGGTGAAGAACCTCCACGCGGAGGCCGTCGCGCGCGGCACCGCCGCCCCGGCGCCCGCTTCGTCCGGCACGAAGTCCGACCTCGTCTCCGCGCTGCTCAACCTGGGCTACAAGCCGCCCCAGGCGGAGAAGGCCGCGGACGTGGCCTCCGAGCGGCTGGGCCCGGATGCCTCCTTCCAGGTGCTCTTCCGCGAAGCCCTGAAGGTCCTGCGCTCCGGTTCGTAA
- a CDS encoding ELWxxDGT repeat protein — MAAWRGVAVLVLMLSGVVGVGCGAVDGEGVEAWGGVSGAVREAALTGGDPQPCGRSPWPVGDLHPGEEGSSPEPMVVVGEQVFYAADDGVSGRELWVTDAGSMASGRVKDLRPGAQGGTPRFLTRVGGRLFFVADDGVHGPELWLSDGTEQGTVLVADIRPGAQGSAPDGLTAVGGRLYFTADDGVHGRELWSSDGTLRGTQLTQEFAPGPDSFVLDDLTEWDGRLALVAYGADSVTLWVTEGDTGTARVFYRGPAQTVLFSLTPAGRDRLYFLVDQGRGEADLWVTWGLPLLTLPLLHFPGDYPVALTPLGDTVYFMAGAEGFFGEPGDLLHGGELWKSDGTLVGTRLVKDVRPGPLGSLPSGLTAMDGQLYFAADDGVHGRELWRSDGTAQGTVLVQDLEPGPEGSAPTALAVEDGWLFFSATTAGRGREAWFSNGAMDRAEPMRDIAPAGLSADPRGFVRAGGYVFFVATDPERGEEPWALPFLPAARCSRQ, encoded by the coding sequence ATGGCGGCGTGGCGTGGTGTCGCGGTCCTCGTGCTGATGCTCTCCGGTGTCGTCGGGGTGGGGTGTGGCGCGGTCGACGGTGAGGGAGTGGAGGCGTGGGGCGGAGTGTCGGGGGCGGTGCGGGAGGCGGCGCTCACGGGAGGGGACCCCCAGCCCTGCGGTCGATCTCCGTGGCCCGTGGGCGACCTCCATCCTGGCGAGGAGGGCTCGAGCCCGGAGCCGATGGTGGTGGTGGGCGAGCAGGTCTTCTACGCGGCGGATGACGGCGTCTCGGGCCGGGAGCTGTGGGTGACGGATGCGGGGAGCATGGCGTCGGGGCGGGTGAAGGACCTGCGGCCCGGGGCGCAGGGCGGCACGCCGCGCTTCCTCACGCGGGTGGGAGGGCGGCTGTTCTTCGTCGCGGACGACGGCGTGCACGGGCCGGAGCTGTGGCTGTCGGATGGCACGGAGCAGGGGACGGTGCTGGTGGCGGACATCCGGCCGGGGGCGCAGGGCAGCGCGCCGGATGGGCTGACGGCGGTGGGCGGGCGGCTGTACTTCACCGCGGATGACGGCGTGCATGGCCGCGAGCTGTGGAGCTCCGACGGGACCCTCAGGGGCACGCAGCTCACGCAGGAGTTCGCGCCCGGGCCGGACTCGTTCGTCCTGGATGACCTGACGGAGTGGGACGGACGGCTGGCGCTGGTGGCGTACGGCGCGGACTCGGTGACGCTGTGGGTGACGGAGGGGGACACCGGCACCGCGCGCGTGTTCTACCGGGGCCCGGCGCAGACGGTGCTCTTCTCCCTGACGCCGGCGGGGCGCGACCGCCTCTACTTCCTCGTGGACCAGGGCCGGGGGGAGGCGGACCTCTGGGTGACGTGGGGCCTGCCCCTGCTCACCCTCCCGCTGCTCCACTTCCCGGGGGACTACCCGGTGGCGCTCACGCCGCTGGGCGACACCGTGTACTTCATGGCCGGCGCGGAGGGCTTCTTCGGCGAGCCCGGGGACCTGCTCCACGGCGGGGAGCTGTGGAAGAGCGACGGCACGCTGGTGGGCACCCGCCTGGTGAAGGATGTGCGGCCGGGGCCGCTGGGCTCGCTGCCGTCGGGACTGACCGCGATGGACGGGCAGCTGTACTTCGCGGCGGATGACGGCGTGCACGGCCGCGAGCTGTGGCGCTCCGACGGCACGGCGCAGGGCACGGTGCTGGTGCAGGACCTGGAGCCGGGCCCCGAGGGCAGCGCCCCCACGGCCCTCGCGGTGGAGGACGGGTGGCTCTTCTTCTCCGCGACGACGGCGGGGCGGGGCCGCGAGGCCTGGTTCTCCAATGGCGCCATGGACCGCGCGGAGCCGATGCGCGACATCGCGCCCGCCGGACTGAGCGCCGACCCCCGCGGCTTCGTGCGCGCGGGCGGCTACGTCTTCTTCGTCGCCACCGACCCGGAGCGGGGCGAGGAGCCCTGGGCGCTGCCCTTCCTCCCCGCGGCCCGCTGCTCGCGGCAGTAG
- a CDS encoding YebC/PmpR family DNA-binding transcriptional regulator: MSGHNRWSKIKRQKAAMGATKGKLYSKLIKELTVAARLGGGEPSGNARLRVAMGLAREANIPRDTIERAVKKGTGELAGESYEEVTYEGYGPGGVALIIECLTDNRNRSASDVRNLLGNSGGNLGSEGAVGWMFHRKGVITVKPGPSEDQVMEQALDAGAEDVVDQGPDGFEVRTAPADLHAVGAKLEAAGLSLGEQKWTFVPQNTVKVEGDNAKRLLKLMDALDENDDVQHVHANFEIDESLMESLSA; the protein is encoded by the coding sequence ATGTCCGGTCACAACCGATGGTCGAAGATCAAGCGCCAGAAGGCCGCGATGGGCGCGACCAAGGGCAAGCTCTACTCGAAGCTCATCAAGGAGCTGACCGTCGCCGCGCGCCTGGGCGGAGGTGAGCCCTCCGGCAACGCCCGGCTGCGCGTGGCCATGGGCCTGGCGCGCGAGGCGAACATCCCCCGCGACACCATCGAGCGCGCCGTCAAGAAGGGCACGGGCGAACTCGCTGGCGAGTCCTACGAAGAAGTGACGTACGAGGGCTACGGACCCGGCGGCGTCGCGCTCATCATCGAGTGCCTCACGGACAACCGGAACCGCTCCGCCAGCGACGTGCGCAACCTGCTGGGCAACTCCGGAGGCAACCTGGGCTCCGAGGGCGCGGTGGGCTGGATGTTCCACCGAAAGGGCGTCATCACCGTCAAGCCCGGCCCCAGCGAGGACCAGGTGATGGAGCAGGCCCTGGATGCCGGCGCGGAGGATGTCGTGGACCAGGGGCCGGACGGCTTCGAGGTGCGCACCGCGCCCGCGGACCTGCACGCGGTGGGCGCGAAGCTGGAGGCCGCGGGCCTTTCCCTGGGCGAGCAGAAGTGGACCTTCGTGCCGCAGAACACCGTGAAGGTGGAGGGCGACAACGCGAAGCGCCTGTTGAAGCTGATGGACGCGCTCGATGAGAACGACGACGTGCAGCACGTGCACGCCAACTTCGAGATCGACGAATCCCTGATGGAGTCGCTGTCCGCGTGA
- the rtcA gene encoding RNA 3'-terminal phosphate cyclase, whose amino-acid sequence MVRIDGSQGEGGGQVLRTALALSLVTGTPFEMINVRAGRAKPGLLRQHLTGLKAAEAVGAAEVTGAELRSQRLTFRPRALTAGNYHFAVGTAGSATLVLQTVLPALLHAEGPSTLMLEGGTHNPAAPPFEFLEKTYLPLLRRMGPRVDVALERPGFYPAGGGRFRVDIHPAKLQPLQLMERGRVLRTEAVAQVASIPFDVARRELETVAQVLKLRPDQQRPEELKRAFGPGNVLRVEVESEHVTEVFTGFGERGKRAEVVAEDVASEVKRYLDAGVPVGEHLCDQLLLLLALAKGGRFRTLALDSHAHTQRETMAHFLDVKVDVQAVERDVHEVTVRG is encoded by the coding sequence ATGGTCCGCATTGATGGTTCACAGGGAGAAGGGGGCGGCCAGGTGCTGCGCACCGCGCTGGCGCTGTCGCTGGTGACGGGGACGCCGTTCGAGATGATCAACGTGCGTGCCGGCCGCGCGAAGCCGGGCCTGCTCCGGCAGCACCTCACCGGGCTCAAGGCCGCGGAGGCCGTGGGGGCCGCGGAGGTGACGGGCGCGGAGCTGCGCTCCCAGCGGTTGACCTTCCGCCCGCGAGCGTTGACGGCGGGCAATTATCACTTCGCGGTGGGGACGGCGGGCAGCGCGACGCTGGTGCTCCAGACGGTGCTGCCCGCGCTCCTGCACGCCGAAGGCCCGTCCACGTTGATGCTGGAGGGCGGAACGCACAACCCGGCCGCGCCGCCGTTCGAATTCCTGGAGAAGACCTACCTTCCGCTGCTGCGCCGCATGGGCCCGCGCGTGGACGTGGCGCTGGAGCGGCCCGGCTTCTACCCGGCCGGAGGTGGGCGCTTCCGCGTGGACATCCACCCGGCGAAGCTCCAGCCGCTCCAGTTGATGGAGCGGGGGCGGGTGCTGCGCACGGAGGCCGTGGCCCAGGTGGCCTCCATTCCCTTCGACGTGGCGAGGCGCGAGTTGGAGACCGTGGCCCAGGTGCTGAAGCTGCGGCCCGACCAGCAGCGGCCCGAAGAGCTCAAGCGCGCCTTCGGTCCGGGCAACGTGCTGCGCGTGGAGGTGGAGAGCGAGCACGTCACGGAGGTGTTCACCGGCTTCGGCGAGCGAGGCAAGCGCGCCGAGGTGGTGGCGGAGGACGTCGCCTCCGAAGTGAAGCGCTACCTGGACGCGGGGGTCCCGGTGGGCGAGCACCTGTGTGATCAGCTCCTGCTGCTGCTCGCCCTGGCGAAGGGCGGACGCTTCCGCACGCTGGCGTTGGACAGCCATGCGCACACGCAGCGCGAGACGATGGCGCACTTCCTCGACGTGAAGGTGGACGTGCAAGCGGTGGAGCGCGACGTGCACGAGGTGACGGTGCGCGGCTGA
- the ruvB gene encoding Holliday junction branch migration DNA helicase RuvB, protein MAMARKSDDTLSGDVQPEDIRLEASLRPRTFDEYVGQGAVVEKLKVYVAAAKSRGEALDHCLFSGPPGLGKTSLAHLIANELGVGIHVTSGPALERKGDLAGLLTNLNERDILFIDEIHRLNAAVEEYLYPAMEDFRLDITIDTGPAARAMKIDLPPFTLVGATTRTGLLTSPLRDRFQIQERLEYYEPKFLEQILDRSARILGVPLDRAASREISTRSRGTPRIANRLLRRLRDFAQVEGNGRITYELAHDSLSRLGVDASGLDAMDRKILLTIVEKFGGGPVGVETIAASVGEQRDTLEDVYEPFLMQEGFLMRTPRGRTATLRTYQYFKKTPPPSSPQGTLF, encoded by the coding sequence ATGGCGATGGCGAGGAAGTCTGACGACACCCTCTCGGGAGATGTTCAGCCGGAAGACATCCGGTTGGAGGCCTCCCTGCGCCCGCGCACCTTCGACGAGTACGTGGGACAGGGCGCGGTCGTCGAGAAGCTCAAGGTCTACGTGGCCGCGGCGAAGAGCCGGGGCGAGGCGCTGGACCACTGCCTGTTCTCCGGGCCCCCCGGCCTGGGCAAGACGTCGCTCGCGCACCTCATCGCGAACGAGCTGGGCGTGGGCATCCACGTCACCAGCGGCCCCGCGCTGGAGCGCAAGGGCGACCTGGCGGGCCTGCTCACCAACCTCAACGAGCGGGACATCCTCTTCATCGACGAAATCCACCGCCTCAACGCCGCCGTGGAGGAATACCTCTACCCGGCGATGGAGGACTTCCGGCTGGACATCACCATCGACACCGGGCCCGCGGCCCGCGCGATGAAGATCGACCTGCCGCCCTTCACGCTGGTGGGCGCCACCACGCGCACGGGCCTGCTCACGTCGCCGCTGCGCGACCGCTTCCAGATTCAAGAGCGGCTGGAGTACTACGAGCCGAAGTTCCTGGAGCAGATCCTCGACCGCTCCGCGCGCATCCTCGGCGTGCCCCTGGACCGCGCCGCCAGCCGTGAAATCTCCACCCGCTCGCGTGGCACGCCCCGCATCGCCAACCGCCTCCTGCGCCGCCTTCGCGACTTCGCCCAGGTGGAGGGCAACGGCCGCATCACCTACGAGCTGGCGCACGACTCGCTGAGCCGCCTGGGCGTGGACGCCAGCGGCCTGGACGCGATGGACCGGAAGATCCTCCTGACCATCGTGGAGAAGTTCGGCGGCGGCCCGGTGGGCGTGGAGACCATCGCCGCGAGCGTGGGCGAACAGCGCGACACGCTCGAGGACGTCTACGAGCCCTTCCTCATGCAGGAGGGCTTCCTCATGCGCACGCCCCGGGGCCGCACCGCCACGCTGCGCACCTACCAGTACTTCAAGAAGACACCGCCCCCCAGCTCACCCCAGGGGACCCTCTTCTAG
- the rtcR gene encoding RNA repair transcriptional activator RtcR: MAQKGRARRTVVIGMLGTTLDTGMGAQRWARWRPTVALCQQEDLLVHRLELLHPPQASALAALLQEDIAQVSPETQVRLTPLPLRDPWNLEETYGALLDHVRAHAFHPEEEDYLVHITTGTHIAQICMFLLVESRLIPGRLVQTAPGRGREHGTVGTHALIDLDLSNYDTLAARFQQQQREGLSFLKSGIDTHNAAFNRLIERIEQVAVQSRAPLLLTGPTGAGKSQLARRIYALKKARNQVAGPFVDLNCATLRGDGAMSTLFGHVKGAFTGAAGDRPGLMRQAHGGVLFLDEIGELGPDEQAMLLRALEDKRFLPVGADKEAESDFQLIAGTNRDLQLDVERGRFREDLLARINLWTFRLPALRERPEDIAPNLLYELDQASQALGTRVTMSREAQEHFLRFATSPEARWSGNFRDLNAAVLRMSTLAAGGRMTREVVDEELERLRAQWRPAGAAASGNESVLMEVLGPERAAELDRFDRVQLADVVSVCRAARSLSDAGRTLFAQSRAQKKSVNDADRLRKYLARFGLTWAEVSGRDAE, translated from the coding sequence ATGGCTCAAAAAGGCAGGGCGCGGCGGACCGTCGTCATCGGGATGCTGGGGACGACGCTGGACACGGGGATGGGGGCGCAGCGCTGGGCGCGGTGGCGGCCCACGGTGGCGCTGTGCCAGCAGGAGGACCTGCTGGTGCACCGGCTGGAGCTGCTGCATCCGCCCCAGGCGTCAGCGCTGGCCGCGCTGCTCCAGGAGGACATCGCGCAGGTGTCCCCGGAGACGCAGGTGCGGCTGACGCCGCTGCCCCTCCGCGACCCATGGAACCTGGAGGAGACGTACGGCGCGCTCCTGGACCACGTGCGCGCGCACGCCTTCCATCCGGAGGAAGAGGACTACCTGGTGCACATCACCACGGGGACGCACATCGCGCAGATCTGCATGTTCCTGCTGGTGGAGAGCCGGCTGATTCCGGGCCGGCTGGTGCAGACGGCGCCGGGCCGGGGCCGTGAGCACGGCACCGTGGGCACGCACGCGCTCATCGACCTGGACCTGTCGAACTACGACACGCTGGCGGCGCGCTTCCAGCAGCAGCAGCGCGAGGGCCTGTCGTTCCTCAAGTCCGGCATCGACACGCACAACGCCGCGTTCAACCGCCTCATCGAACGGATCGAGCAGGTGGCCGTGCAGTCCCGCGCGCCGCTGCTGCTGACAGGGCCCACGGGCGCGGGCAAGTCGCAGCTCGCCAGGCGCATCTACGCGTTGAAGAAGGCGCGCAACCAGGTGGCGGGACCATTCGTGGATCTCAACTGCGCCACGCTGCGCGGCGACGGCGCGATGTCCACGCTCTTCGGCCACGTGAAGGGCGCGTTCACGGGCGCGGCGGGAGACCGGCCCGGGCTGATGCGACAGGCCCACGGGGGCGTGCTGTTCCTGGATGAGATTGGAGAGCTGGGCCCGGACGAGCAGGCCATGCTCCTGCGCGCGCTGGAGGACAAGCGGTTCCTGCCCGTGGGCGCAGACAAGGAGGCGGAGAGCGACTTCCAGCTCATCGCGGGCACGAACCGCGACCTCCAGCTGGACGTGGAGCGGGGACGCTTCCGCGAGGACCTGCTCGCGCGCATCAACCTGTGGACCTTCCGGCTGCCCGCGCTGCGCGAGCGTCCGGAGGACATCGCGCCCAACCTGCTCTACGAGCTGGACCAGGCCTCCCAGGCGCTCGGCACGCGGGTGACGATGAGCCGGGAGGCCCAGGAGCACTTCCTGCGCTTCGCCACCTCCCCCGAGGCCCGCTGGAGCGGCAACTTCCGGGACCTCAACGCCGCCGTGCTGCGCATGTCCACGCTGGCGGCCGGCGGGAGGATGACGCGCGAGGTGGTGGACGAGGAGCTGGAGCGGCTGCGCGCGCAGTGGCGGCCCGCGGGGGCGGCTGCTTCAGGGAATGAGTCCGTGTTGATGGAGGTGCTGGGCCCCGAGCGCGCGGCGGAGCTGGATCGCTTCGACCGTGTGCAGCTCGCGGACGTGGTCAGCGTGTGCCGCGCCGCGCGCTCCTTGTCGGACGCGGGCCGGACGCTGTTCGCCCAGTCCCGCGCGCAGAAGAAGAGCGTCAACGACGCGGACAGGCTGCGGAAATACCTGGCGCGCTTCGGACTGACCTGGGCGGAGGTGAGCGGACGCGACGCGGAGTGA
- a CDS encoding RtcB family protein, translating into MDRVNTNYEVLSDEAGRPIKAWTVGVPFEDEAKKQLRNLRGLPFIHKWVAVMPDVHRGYGATVGSVVPTVGAVVPAAVGVDIGCGMIAVRTTLRASQLPDSLRGVRSAIEAAVPHGRTDNGGRNDRGAWKDSPVTHTDAWAALAKGYAQIIAKHPRIGRGPELAHLGTLGTGNHFIELCLDESDGVWLMLHSGSRGVGNRIGSHFIELAKEDMRRFYVHLPDADLAYLPEGTEHFDDYVFAVSWAQDYAAMNRELMLRSAVDALKASGELPPFELSESAVNCHHNYISREHHFGKNCFVTRKGAVRAREGDMGIIPGSMGARSYIVRGKGNADAFHSCSHGAGRVMSREAAKKRFTLEDHAKATAGVECRKDVDVIDETPAAYKPIDAVMAAQADLVEVVHTLKQVVCVKG; encoded by the coding sequence ATGGACCGCGTGAACACGAACTACGAGGTGCTGTCGGACGAGGCGGGCCGCCCCATCAAGGCGTGGACGGTGGGGGTGCCGTTCGAGGACGAGGCGAAGAAGCAGCTTCGCAACCTCCGGGGCCTGCCCTTCATCCACAAGTGGGTCGCGGTGATGCCGGACGTGCACCGCGGTTACGGCGCGACGGTCGGGAGCGTGGTGCCCACGGTGGGCGCGGTGGTTCCGGCGGCGGTGGGCGTGGACATCGGATGCGGGATGATCGCCGTGCGCACGACGCTGCGCGCGTCGCAGCTGCCGGACTCGCTGCGCGGGGTGCGCTCCGCCATCGAAGCGGCGGTGCCGCACGGCCGGACGGACAACGGCGGCCGCAATGACCGCGGGGCGTGGAAGGACTCGCCCGTGACGCATACGGATGCGTGGGCGGCGCTCGCGAAGGGGTACGCGCAGATCATCGCCAAGCACCCGCGCATCGGCCGTGGGCCGGAGCTCGCGCACCTGGGGACGCTGGGGACGGGGAACCACTTCATCGAGCTGTGCCTCGATGAGTCGGACGGCGTGTGGCTGATGCTGCACTCCGGGTCGCGCGGGGTGGGTAACCGCATCGGAAGCCACTTCATCGAGCTGGCGAAGGAGGACATGCGCCGCTTCTATGTCCACCTGCCGGACGCGGACCTGGCGTACCTGCCGGAGGGGACGGAGCACTTCGATGACTACGTGTTCGCGGTGAGCTGGGCGCAGGACTACGCGGCGATGAACCGCGAGCTCATGCTGCGCTCGGCGGTGGATGCCCTGAAGGCGAGCGGTGAGCTGCCTCCGTTCGAGCTCTCCGAGTCGGCGGTGAACTGCCACCACAACTACATCTCGCGTGAGCACCACTTCGGAAAGAACTGCTTCGTGACCCGCAAGGGCGCGGTGCGGGCGCGCGAGGGCGACATGGGAATCATCCCCGGAAGCATGGGGGCCCGTTCCTACATCGTCCGCGGGAAGGGAAACGCGGATGCGTTCCATTCGTGCAGCCATGGCGCGGGCCGCGTGATGTCGCGGGAAGCGGCGAAGAAGCGCTTCACGCTGGAGGACCACGCGAAGGCGACGGCGGGCGTGGAGTGCCGCAAGGACGTGGATGTGATTGACGAGACGCCCGCCGCGTACAAGCCCATCGACGCCGTGATGGCCGCGCAGGCGGACCTGGTGGAGGTCGTCCACACGCTCAAGCAGGTGGTGTGCGTGAAGGGATAG
- the ruvC gene encoding crossover junction endodeoxyribonuclease RuvC codes for MRVLGVDPGSRFMGFGVVEEKKGRLVHLGHGVIKVVESAPLAERLKDLHAALGAALQRYKPEAVAVEGLFTFRNARSALVLGHARGVALLAAAQAGLPVHEYAPASVKKSVGASGAGGKDAVARMVRTLLGVDEATLERADASDALAVALCHLNQFRVGMPRASAPAKGKRKGAASVLADRLSSAYKRPEAR; via the coding sequence GTGCGTGTGCTCGGCGTGGACCCCGGCAGCCGCTTCATGGGCTTCGGGGTGGTGGAGGAGAAGAAGGGCCGGCTCGTGCACCTGGGGCACGGCGTCATCAAGGTCGTGGAGTCCGCGCCCCTGGCGGAGCGCTTGAAGGACCTGCACGCCGCGCTCGGCGCCGCGCTCCAGCGCTACAAGCCGGAGGCCGTGGCGGTGGAGGGCCTGTTCACCTTCCGCAACGCCCGGAGCGCCCTGGTGCTGGGGCATGCGCGAGGCGTGGCGCTGCTCGCCGCGGCGCAGGCCGGCCTGCCGGTGCACGAATACGCCCCCGCGAGCGTGAAGAAGTCCGTGGGCGCCAGCGGCGCGGGCGGCAAGGACGCGGTGGCGCGCATGGTGCGCACGCTGCTGGGCGTGGATGAAGCCACGCTGGAGCGCGCGGATGCCAGCGACGCGCTCGCCGTCGCGCTGTGCCACCTGAACCAGTTCCGCGTGGGCATGCCCCGCGCGAGCGCGCCCGCGAAGGGCAAGCGCAAGGGCGCCGCGTCGGTGCTCGCGGATCGCCTGTCGTCCGCCTACAAGCGCCCGGAGGCCCGATGA